A portion of the Bdellovibrio bacteriovorus genome contains these proteins:
- a CDS encoding CTP synthase, whose protein sequence is MAKRKVVKKKLSTAKSTKKALKQKFIFVTGGVVSSIGKGLTAASLGALLEARGHRVTIMKFDPYLNVDPGTMSPFQHGEVYVTEDGAETDLDLGHYERFTSALMNRSNSVSTGQIYDTVIARERRGDYLGGTVQVIPHITEEIKARIYEAGQGSEIVLVEIGGTVGDIESQPFLEAIRQMRLDVGQENSVLLHVTYVPYIAAAGELKSKPTQHSVKELREIGLQPDYLVCRSEKYIDDNLKAKIGLFCSVKAENVIAAQDSRFIYEVPLALHKEKLDELMVQRLGLTPGKPNLKGWQNLVKVLENPTHTVKIALVGKYVELKEAYKSVHESLVHGGVANHARVEISYVDSEKITDKTVSSLLGKVDGILVPGGFGTRGVEGKITAIKFAREKRIPFFGICFGMQLAAIEFARNVCGIKDATSREFSGEAKRNGNFVIDSMIEQRGIVNKGGTMRLGAYPCNLVSGSRAEQVYKASAITERHRHRFEYNNKYKALFEKNGMIASGICKERDLVEIVELPDHPWFVGVQFHPEFKSKPLAPHPLFVHFVKASIAGSHSGSRRSKT, encoded by the coding sequence ATGGCAAAGAGAAAAGTCGTAAAGAAAAAGCTGTCGACAGCGAAGTCGACAAAAAAAGCCTTAAAGCAAAAATTTATTTTTGTGACCGGCGGGGTTGTTTCTTCTATCGGGAAGGGACTAACGGCGGCGAGTTTGGGGGCTCTTTTAGAAGCTCGCGGACATCGCGTCACTATTATGAAATTTGATCCGTACTTAAACGTGGATCCCGGCACGATGTCACCATTTCAGCACGGGGAAGTTTACGTCACTGAAGACGGTGCGGAAACCGATTTAGACTTAGGCCATTATGAACGCTTCACATCCGCTTTGATGAATCGTTCAAATTCAGTTTCAACGGGCCAAATCTATGACACCGTGATCGCGCGCGAGCGTCGGGGGGATTACTTAGGTGGAACCGTTCAAGTGATTCCGCATATCACCGAAGAAATCAAAGCCCGTATTTATGAAGCCGGTCAGGGCAGTGAAATTGTCCTTGTGGAAATTGGTGGGACTGTCGGGGATATCGAGAGTCAGCCATTTTTAGAAGCCATTCGTCAAATGCGTTTAGACGTGGGCCAAGAAAATTCCGTTCTTTTGCACGTCACTTATGTGCCATACATTGCGGCCGCGGGAGAGTTAAAATCAAAGCCCACGCAGCACTCGGTGAAAGAATTGCGTGAAATCGGTTTGCAACCAGATTACTTGGTTTGCCGCAGTGAAAAGTATATCGATGATAATTTAAAAGCAAAAATCGGTCTTTTCTGTTCCGTAAAAGCCGAAAACGTGATCGCCGCTCAAGACAGTCGTTTTATTTATGAAGTGCCGCTGGCCCTGCATAAAGAAAAATTAGATGAATTGATGGTTCAGCGTTTGGGATTGACTCCTGGAAAGCCAAATCTAAAAGGGTGGCAAAATCTGGTGAAGGTTTTAGAAAACCCGACTCACACGGTGAAAATCGCTCTTGTGGGTAAATATGTGGAATTAAAAGAAGCGTATAAGTCTGTGCATGAGTCGTTGGTTCATGGCGGCGTGGCCAACCATGCTCGGGTGGAAATCAGCTATGTCGATTCCGAAAAAATCACGGACAAAACAGTCAGCTCTCTGTTAGGCAAAGTGGATGGCATCCTGGTCCCCGGTGGATTTGGAACTCGTGGGGTTGAAGGAAAAATCACCGCGATTAAATTTGCGCGTGAAAAACGCATTCCGTTTTTCGGTATTTGTTTTGGTATGCAGCTAGCGGCGATTGAATTTGCACGCAACGTCTGTGGAATCAAAGATGCCACCAGCCGTGAATTTTCCGGCGAAGCAAAGCGCAATGGTAATTTCGTGATTGATTCCATGATTGAACAACGTGGGATCGTCAACAAAGGCGGCACGATGCGCTTAGGTGCGTATCCGTGCAACTTGGTTTCGGGCAGCAGGGCAGAGCAGGTTTATAAAGCTTCTGCGATCACCGAAAGACATCGTCATCGTTTTGAATATAATAATAAATATAAAGCACTGTTTGAAAAAAACGGCATGATTGCTTCGGGAATTTGTAAAGAACGTGATCTGGTAGAAATTGTCGAGCTTCCGGATCATCCATGGTTCGTGGGCGTGCAATTCCATCCAGAGTTCAAATCAAAACCTCTGGCTCCCCATCCGTTATTCGTGCATTTTGTTAAAGCGAGCATCGCGGGTTCCCATTCGGGTTCGCGCCGAAGCAAGACTTAG
- a CDS encoding KpsF/GutQ family sugar-phosphate isomerase, whose translation MSKIIEQGLKVLEVEAQAILGLRERIGADFEKVVKMVTACKGKLILTGMGKSGQIARKLASTFSSTGTPAVYLHPGESSHGDMGVIENDDLIIALSYGGEVPEFGALYKFIARKGLPLVAITGKAESSLAKSAQAVLNVHVPEEACPLGLAPTASSTATLAMGDAVAMAVMAEKGFSSEDFAIFHPGGSLGYRLLTLVKDVMHTGDALPTVKLETPIREVFSIMTHKDVRGAAGVVDEKGDLVGVITDGQIRRRLEKSNDPLTGFAKDLMTTNPRTVDANELAEKALFVMEQFQINMLFVLDKDATQARKPVGILHVQDLLRAKVR comes from the coding sequence ATGTCCAAGATTATAGAGCAAGGTTTGAAAGTATTGGAAGTCGAAGCGCAGGCCATCTTAGGTTTGCGTGAACGCATCGGTGCTGACTTCGAAAAGGTCGTTAAAATGGTTACCGCTTGTAAAGGCAAACTCATCCTTACGGGAATGGGAAAGTCTGGACAGATTGCGCGTAAGCTTGCCAGTACATTTTCTTCTACCGGAACACCGGCGGTTTATTTACATCCAGGGGAAAGTTCTCATGGGGACATGGGCGTTATCGAAAACGATGACCTTATCATTGCGCTGTCTTATGGCGGTGAGGTTCCCGAATTCGGTGCGCTTTATAAGTTTATCGCGCGCAAAGGTTTGCCTTTGGTGGCCATCACGGGAAAGGCAGAGTCTTCTTTAGCAAAATCGGCGCAAGCTGTTTTAAATGTACATGTTCCGGAAGAAGCTTGTCCTTTGGGCTTAGCTCCTACGGCAAGCAGCACAGCCACACTGGCAATGGGTGATGCTGTAGCTATGGCCGTCATGGCTGAAAAAGGATTCAGCTCGGAGGATTTTGCGATCTTCCATCCAGGTGGCAGCTTGGGCTATCGTCTTTTAACTTTGGTGAAAGATGTCATGCACACGGGGGACGCTTTACCTACGGTGAAACTTGAGACGCCGATTCGCGAAGTGTTTTCAATTATGACCCACAAAGATGTGCGTGGTGCTGCGGGTGTGGTGGACGAAAAAGGGGACCTAGTAGGAGTGATCACCGACGGTCAGATTCGTCGTCGCTTAGAAAAAAGCAATGATCCGCTGACAGGTTTTGCAAAAGATCTTATGACCACCAACCCTCGCACCGTGGATGCTAACGAGTTGGCGGAAAAAGCACTCTTTGTCATGGAGCAGTTCCAGATCAATATGTTGTTCGTTTTGGATAAAGATGCCACCCAGGCTCGCAAGCCCGTGGGTATTTTACATGTCCAAGATCTCTTGCGCGCGAAAGTGCGCTAG
- a CDS encoding PPK2 family polyphosphate kinase, giving the protein MKLKASEFIVKPGREVSLKKTKTGVKPLYKTDADGDELLKEIQKDIAEHQQRLYAQSTWAVLIVLQGMDTAGKDGLIKHVLKDVDPQGCSVTSFKKPSGEELKHDFLWRTHTPMAVRGEIKVFNRSYYEDVIVPYVMPEILDSSRLPEKIRTSKNLLKDRCEDIVSHERYLANQGILVIKIFLHLSKKEQKNRLLARFDDASKNWKVEEADITARGLWDKYQKAYEFCLSKTSHKAAPWYIIPADDKPTARLIASKIITEKMAELNLDFPKLKSAEIKHLKSLRKRLKD; this is encoded by the coding sequence ATGAAATTGAAGGCATCGGAATTTATTGTAAAACCTGGCCGAGAGGTTTCTTTAAAAAAAACCAAAACAGGGGTCAAGCCGTTATATAAAACGGACGCCGACGGCGACGAACTTTTAAAAGAGATTCAAAAAGATATCGCGGAACATCAGCAACGCCTTTATGCTCAATCGACATGGGCCGTTTTAATCGTATTGCAGGGAATGGACACCGCAGGAAAAGATGGTCTTATCAAGCATGTTCTTAAAGACGTCGATCCTCAAGGATGTTCGGTCACCAGCTTTAAAAAACCCTCCGGCGAAGAATTAAAGCACGATTTTTTATGGCGGACCCATACCCCCATGGCCGTGCGCGGAGAAATTAAAGTTTTCAATCGCTCTTATTATGAGGATGTCATCGTCCCTTACGTCATGCCCGAAATCTTAGATTCAAGCCGTCTGCCGGAAAAAATACGAACATCTAAAAACCTTTTAAAAGATCGCTGTGAAGATATCGTCAGTCATGAACGCTACCTGGCGAATCAAGGCATTTTAGTTATTAAAATCTTTTTGCATCTTTCAAAAAAAGAACAAAAAAATCGTCTTTTGGCTCGTTTTGATGACGCTAGCAAAAACTGGAAAGTCGAAGAAGCCGATATTACCGCGCGCGGATTATGGGATAAATATCAAAAGGCCTATGAGTTCTGCCTGTCTAAGACCAGTCACAAAGCAGCGCCTTGGTATATCATCCCCGCGGACGATAAACCCACGGCGCGCTTAATCGCTTCAAAAATTATCACCGAAAAAATGGCAGAGCTGAATTTAGATTTCCCTAAACTCAAATCTGCAGAAATTAAACATTTAAAGTCTTTACGAAAACGCTTAAAAGACTAG
- a CDS encoding HutD family protein produces MNKLIKSSDYKSMPWKNGEGVTNEIEIYPPNSDFSKNDFDFRVSSALVRAPSAFSKFPGFDRILAVWQGDGLVINNVRYEPLQPFSFAGEKEIFSTSAGEVVDLGIIYNREKYVAYMDLETFAADVTDTLQFGEGWFYLFCCKGSLTIDDQSVETGDTFKVTGSRDIRIRARSASKLLIISVNRRNLE; encoded by the coding sequence ATGAATAAACTTATTAAATCTTCAGATTATAAATCAATGCCATGGAAAAATGGCGAAGGCGTGACCAACGAAATTGAAATCTATCCCCCAAATTCAGATTTCTCGAAAAACGATTTCGATTTTCGCGTTAGCTCGGCTTTGGTTCGCGCACCTTCCGCATTTTCAAAGTTTCCGGGTTTTGATCGCATCTTGGCCGTTTGGCAAGGCGATGGCTTGGTAATCAATAATGTACGCTATGAACCCTTGCAGCCTTTTTCATTCGCGGGTGAGAAAGAAATTTTCAGCACCTCTGCCGGGGAAGTTGTCGATTTAGGAATCATTTATAATCGCGAAAAATACGTCGCTTATATGGATTTAGAAACATTTGCCGCCGATGTGACCGACACCTTGCAATTCGGTGAGGGGTGGTTTTATCTGTTTTGCTGCAAGGGCTCTTTAACTATTGATGATCAAAGTGTAGAAACCGGCGATACTTTTAAAGTAACGGGTTCTCGCGATATTCGTATTCGCGCTCGTTCGGCTTCGAAGTTGCTGATCATTTCCGTTAACAGAAGGAATTTAGAATGA
- a CDS encoding M23 family metallopeptidase, translating to MNYKSGLFSMLSLVCLSSFAHAAPVDLYWHNNAGFVSASKCQITSLKEIPFYISQGKNVSSLEKTELQTPKGSRKSFLLNRSLVRISTEAKTRPGYKYVDVIGVSQTPKAQTNKWFADRMDNGYIAESSLKNLEDYVIEIKSGVSVKEIPGIKIPTVGTFWQLATEKDQVQSFTCTIDGKARNFMIFEVFTANSSNPVARVGVNADHTGIFRSILTHLPSEADVVLDSRMDQAPTGSRQSLESGVGSSGSVAASPLEVTKAAADEIKAQKEAQEKLVNKPFAEGSKTQTPPAVTTENKQSAQAAVDTAPVQKDDAADDEETEDEDLKLINSKQEHVVCINEDTLNVRDESLEKVLFKAEKNETVLPFQSWGAADTKKKVINGKEYTFVKIQFPEKEGENIGWLAQDYVKLEGQCSVAKKADEDSSATRMTPIPKGPIKNINDAACCGFPTIKRPTQSYLSGMRRFKAGRSKGKRLHAACDLYRYHGEAAVSIADGKVSRGLYYFYQNTYALDVQYPGGFVARYGELTGKAAKGVSTGAKVTRGQVMGYIGTVSSNCCPAMLHFELYSGTKKGGLSARGNKFGRRSDLMDPTKYLLKWEKNQFGTSY from the coding sequence ATGAATTATAAATCTGGCCTGTTTTCAATGCTTAGTCTAGTGTGCCTATCCTCATTTGCTCACGCGGCACCGGTGGATCTTTACTGGCATAATAATGCAGGTTTTGTTTCCGCTTCAAAATGTCAGATCACATCGCTTAAAGAAATTCCTTTCTATATTTCTCAAGGAAAGAATGTTTCGTCTTTAGAAAAAACCGAGTTGCAAACACCTAAGGGTTCTCGCAAATCTTTTCTATTAAATAGATCTCTAGTTCGCATTTCAACAGAGGCGAAAACTCGCCCAGGATATAAATACGTCGACGTCATCGGCGTCTCTCAAACTCCCAAAGCGCAGACTAATAAGTGGTTTGCCGATCGCATGGACAATGGATATATCGCAGAATCTTCGCTTAAAAATCTGGAAGACTATGTCATTGAAATCAAATCTGGCGTCAGCGTCAAAGAAATCCCCGGGATAAAAATTCCAACCGTAGGTACGTTCTGGCAATTAGCGACCGAAAAAGACCAAGTACAATCCTTTACCTGCACGATTGATGGAAAAGCTAGAAACTTCATGATCTTTGAAGTCTTCACCGCAAACTCAAGCAACCCCGTCGCACGCGTGGGGGTCAATGCCGATCATACCGGAATTTTCCGCTCTATCTTAACTCACCTCCCATCAGAGGCGGATGTTGTTTTAGATTCTCGCATGGACCAAGCTCCTACGGGCAGCCGTCAATCTTTAGAAAGTGGCGTGGGCAGCTCTGGATCCGTGGCCGCGTCTCCGTTAGAAGTTACAAAAGCCGCCGCCGATGAAATCAAAGCGCAAAAAGAAGCCCAAGAAAAGCTTGTGAATAAGCCTTTCGCGGAAGGTTCAAAAACTCAGACCCCTCCTGCGGTGACCACTGAAAATAAACAAAGTGCGCAAGCCGCTGTCGACACGGCCCCCGTTCAAAAAGACGATGCCGCTGACGATGAAGAAACCGAAGATGAAGATTTGAAATTGATCAACAGCAAGCAAGAGCATGTTGTTTGTATTAATGAAGACACTTTGAATGTGCGCGATGAAAGCCTTGAGAAAGTTCTTTTCAAGGCCGAGAAAAACGAAACTGTTTTGCCATTTCAAAGCTGGGGCGCAGCTGATACGAAAAAGAAAGTTATTAATGGCAAGGAATACACTTTTGTTAAAATCCAATTCCCGGAAAAAGAAGGGGAAAACATTGGATGGCTGGCTCAAGATTACGTAAAACTTGAGGGCCAATGTTCTGTTGCTAAAAAGGCTGACGAAGACTCGTCCGCCACGCGCATGACACCCATTCCTAAAGGTCCAATCAAAAATATTAACGATGCGGCTTGTTGCGGTTTTCCGACAATAAAAAGACCGACTCAATCTTACTTGTCTGGCATGCGCCGCTTTAAAGCGGGTCGCAGTAAAGGGAAACGTCTGCACGCCGCGTGTGACTTATACCGCTATCATGGTGAAGCCGCCGTGTCGATTGCCGACGGTAAAGTGTCTCGTGGACTTTATTACTTCTATCAAAACACTTACGCTTTGGATGTTCAATATCCGGGTGGTTTTGTAGCTCGTTATGGCGAGTTGACCGGAAAAGCCGCTAAAGGTGTCTCAACCGGTGCGAAAGTCACTCGTGGTCAAGTGATGGGCTATATTGGAACAGTGAGTTCGAACTGCTGCCCGGCGATGCTTCATTTTGAATTGTATAGCGGTACCAAGAAAGGCGGCCTTTCTGCCCGAGGAAATAAATTTGGTCGCAGAAGTGATTTGATGGACCCAACCAAATATTTATTGAAGTGGGAAAAAAACCAATTCGGAACTTCTTATTAA
- a CDS encoding MFS transporter, protein MEATIPSPSTGFTGYQKFIIAILAFLQFTIILDFMILSPLGAILMPALKVTTMQFGAVVSGYAISAGLSGFLTAGFADRFDRKKLLLFFYGGFILGTFLCGIAPNYEFLLGARIVTGLFGGVIGSIVFAILTDLFPMHQRGRVMGFLQTAFAASQVLGLPAGLYLSNHWGWHMPFMMIVVISLIAGVFIVLYMKPINAHLALQTDKKAYQHLLHTIQVPKYLLAFAATALLSIGGFMIMPFSSAFTVNNLGIHQDQLPIIYLITGIASILIGPLVGKASDSLGKFNVFIFGSLVSMVMVMVYTHLGVTPLVVVILVNTVMFVGIFSRMIPSQALMSAIPTPANRGAFMSISSSLQSLAGGLGSIIAGLIVVQEADGMIRHFETIGYVMVGLSLFTLVMMYMINRMVQNENR, encoded by the coding sequence ATGGAAGCAACGATCCCTTCACCCAGCACCGGATTTACCGGATACCAAAAATTCATTATCGCGATCTTAGCCTTTTTGCAGTTTACGATTATTTTGGACTTTATGATCTTGTCTCCCTTAGGAGCTATCTTAATGCCCGCACTTAAAGTCACGACGATGCAGTTCGGGGCCGTGGTCTCTGGCTATGCAATCAGCGCCGGTCTTTCAGGATTTTTGACGGCGGGATTTGCCGACAGGTTTGATCGTAAGAAACTGCTTTTGTTTTTCTATGGTGGTTTTATCTTGGGAACATTCTTATGCGGTATTGCGCCCAATTATGAATTCTTATTAGGAGCGCGAATCGTGACCGGTCTTTTTGGCGGCGTGATTGGGTCTATCGTATTTGCGATCTTGACGGATTTATTTCCGATGCACCAACGCGGACGGGTCATGGGTTTTTTGCAAACGGCTTTTGCTGCTAGTCAGGTCTTAGGATTGCCGGCCGGTTTATATCTATCTAATCATTGGGGATGGCATATGCCGTTTATGATGATCGTGGTGATTAGTTTAATTGCGGGGGTGTTCATTGTTTTATACATGAAACCCATTAACGCACATCTAGCGTTGCAAACCGATAAAAAAGCTTATCAACATTTACTTCATACCATCCAAGTGCCGAAGTATTTGCTAGCCTTTGCGGCGACGGCATTATTGTCTATCGGTGGATTTATGATCATGCCTTTTTCAAGTGCGTTTACAGTGAATAATTTAGGCATTCATCAAGACCAGTTGCCGATCATTTATTTGATTACCGGTATTGCTTCTATCCTGATCGGACCGTTGGTCGGAAAAGCCAGTGATAGCTTGGGAAAATTCAACGTCTTTATCTTTGGATCCTTAGTGAGCATGGTGATGGTCATGGTATACACCCATTTGGGTGTCACTCCGCTGGTCGTGGTGATCTTGGTAAATACGGTGATGTTCGTGGGCATTTTCTCGCGCATGATTCCTTCGCAAGCTTTGATGTCCGCAATTCCAACACCGGCTAATCGCGGGGCCTTTATGTCCATCAGTTCGTCATTACAGTCTTTAGCGGGGGGCTTGGGATCTATCATCGCGGGCCTGATTGTGGTGCAAGAGGCTGATGGTATGATTCGACACTTTGAAACCATCGGTTATGTGATGGTGGGACTGTCCCTTTTCACTCTGGTGATGATGTATATGATTAACCGCATGGTGCAAAATGAAAATAGATAG
- a CDS encoding DUF2239 family protein — protein sequence MKIDRTYSAFAESKKIATGDVLEVASRVKKFLTKEAKAQVLIFDDSTSNQIEIDFRGTPENVTRRLEALLENTQEGEKKSGPGRPKLGVVAKEVTLLPDHWEWLARQPGGASVTLRKLVEEAKKKNLAKDQIRMSQEATYKFMTVMAGDLPDYEEALRALYAGDAKKFEKLITAWPKDIQDHTMMLAKASWK from the coding sequence ATGAAAATAGATAGAACATATTCGGCCTTTGCCGAGTCAAAAAAAATAGCCACGGGGGATGTCCTGGAAGTGGCGAGCAGGGTCAAAAAGTTTTTGACCAAAGAGGCTAAAGCACAAGTTCTGATTTTTGATGATTCAACCAGCAATCAAATAGAAATCGACTTTCGTGGAACCCCCGAAAATGTCACTCGTCGTTTAGAGGCGTTGCTAGAAAATACGCAAGAGGGTGAAAAAAAGTCGGGCCCCGGCCGCCCAAAATTAGGTGTCGTCGCAAAAGAAGTAACCTTGTTGCCGGATCATTGGGAATGGCTGGCTCGTCAACCTGGTGGGGCTTCGGTCACTTTGCGTAAGCTCGTGGAAGAAGCTAAGAAAAAGAATTTAGCTAAAGACCAAATCAGAATGTCGCAAGAGGCGACCTATAAGTTTATGACCGTGATGGCCGGTGACCTGCCTGATTACGAAGAGGCTTTAAGGGCTTTATATGCAGGTGATGCCAAGAAATTTGAGAAACTGATCACCGCGTGGCCAAAGGATATTCAAGACCACACGATGATGTTGGCAAAGGCTTCTTGGAAGTAA
- a CDS encoding AGE family epimerase/isomerase: protein MTNEVQKNIDYAKKWLSHNVYPLWGDIGVDKVNGGFVESLSFSGEALPLPRRAMVQCRQIYSFLTGARLGSCPPNWAHQHVILGTKYLVDKFSLPSGAFRYSIEINGTPKNDTPDLYTQAFALFGLAQEYSITKDPKTKDRAIQLLDYLRRERTVPGGGFTELDDQGNKSYKSNPHMHMFESAIAWMQIDPDPRWKDLGRELITLCLEKFIDQKTGVIGEYFDSSWNHKFENGRFIFEPGHQYEWSWLMSLYEDLSGQDLKDIRHRIFNLAEKYGTSPQRKIAFDEVWSDWTPKKISSRFWPQCERIKAAVRLGNEVVKELQGPYAKAADDALETLFKFFTTPTPGMWYDQLSETDTFSGDSSKSSSLYHIVNALEEYIILRAKMA, encoded by the coding sequence ATGACTAACGAAGTACAAAAGAATATCGATTATGCTAAAAAATGGCTGAGCCATAACGTCTATCCTCTTTGGGGCGATATCGGGGTGGATAAGGTCAACGGTGGTTTTGTTGAAAGCCTTTCCTTTTCTGGAGAAGCCTTGCCACTTCCTCGCAGAGCTATGGTTCAGTGCCGTCAAATTTATTCATTCCTGACCGGAGCTAGACTTGGGTCGTGCCCCCCTAACTGGGCCCACCAACACGTGATCTTAGGCACAAAATATTTGGTAGATAAGTTCTCCCTGCCGTCAGGGGCCTTTCGCTATTCGATTGAAATCAATGGCACACCAAAAAACGACACTCCGGATTTGTACACTCAAGCTTTCGCCTTATTTGGCTTGGCTCAAGAGTATTCCATCACCAAAGATCCCAAAACCAAAGATCGCGCTATTCAGCTTTTAGATTATCTAAGACGTGAAAGGACTGTGCCAGGAGGCGGCTTTACTGAACTTGATGACCAGGGAAACAAATCTTATAAGTCAAATCCCCATATGCACATGTTCGAATCAGCGATCGCTTGGATGCAAATTGATCCAGATCCACGCTGGAAAGATTTAGGTCGCGAACTGATCACATTGTGCTTAGAAAAATTCATTGATCAAAAAACGGGCGTGATCGGAGAGTACTTTGACTCTTCGTGGAATCACAAGTTTGAAAATGGTCGATTTATTTTTGAACCGGGCCATCAATATGAATGGTCTTGGCTTATGTCTTTATATGAAGATTTAAGTGGTCAGGATCTAAAAGATATTCGCCATCGTATTTTCAACTTGGCGGAAAAATACGGCACATCTCCCCAAAGAAAAATTGCCTTTGATGAAGTTTGGAGTGATTGGACACCCAAAAAGATCTCTTCTCGTTTCTGGCCTCAGTGTGAGCGCATCAAAGCCGCAGTTCGTTTAGGAAATGAAGTTGTTAAAGAATTACAAGGCCCTTATGCCAAAGCCGCGGACGATGCCTTAGAAACTTTATTTAAGTTCTTTACGACTCCCACTCCGGGCATGTGGTACGACCAGCTTTCAGAGACAGACACCTTCAGTGGTGATTCTTCGAAATCAAGTTCGCTGTATCACATCGTGAATGCTCTCGAAGAATACATCATTCTTAGAGCAAAAATGGCGTAG
- a CDS encoding acyl-CoA thioesterase, with product MNLFFRLLCILLFSRFRSEVNVLGECSTPFTVLPTDLDVLMHMNNGVYLSLQDLARMDYMIRAQALKKISARDWYPVVASEMIRFRRSLGLFKKFELRTRLISWDDRYLYMEHKFVSGNEVMALGMIRARFLSKKGGAVSPQELMQALDLDLKAPDFPPHLIEWLAADQDHSKFTGL from the coding sequence ATGAATTTGTTCTTTCGCTTATTATGTATTCTTCTTTTTTCGCGCTTTCGTTCTGAAGTGAACGTTTTAGGTGAATGCTCGACACCTTTTACGGTGTTACCTACTGATCTTGATGTGCTCATGCACATGAACAATGGGGTTTATTTGTCGCTCCAGGATTTGGCACGCATGGACTATATGATCCGCGCCCAAGCGTTAAAAAAGATTTCGGCTCGTGATTGGTATCCCGTCGTCGCTTCAGAGATGATTCGTTTTCGTCGCTCCTTAGGGTTGTTTAAAAAATTCGAATTAAGAACACGTCTTATAAGTTGGGATGATCGTTATCTTTATATGGAACACAAATTTGTTAGCGGCAATGAAGTCATGGCTTTAGGGATGATTCGTGCCCGATTTTTAAGTAAAAAAGGCGGGGCGGTTTCGCCACAAGAATTAATGCAAGCTTTGGATCTTGATCTCAAGGCACCGGATTTTCCACCTCACCTCATTGAATGGTTGGCCGCAGATCAGGATCATTCCAAATTCACAGGTCTTTAG